A genomic window from Daphnia carinata strain CSIRO-1 chromosome 9, CSIRO_AGI_Dcar_HiC_V3, whole genome shotgun sequence includes:
- the LOC130685737 gene encoding uncharacterized protein LOC130685737 gives MQMYQFFWCGVEIDDFIFKGNNISGWKGMLVACIGTAFLAFLLFTVTFCKEMFHSSLSAQQQGQAFVGDRQIFQVWTSSWKTHAFQTVTSFVQITLGYFIMLIVMSFNVYLVLAVLIGSTSGFFALNPLLLKKRSIIHPPQRLAQYQAEECGSLIDGQEQLEIIRGRDKKGNNDPSEQLIISANIHHHAN, from the exons atgCAAATGTATCAGTTCTTTTGGTGTGGTGTTGAAAttgatgattttatttttaaaggcAACAACATATCCGGATGGAAAG GTATGCTTGTGGCATGTATAGGAACAGCTTTCTTGGCCTTTCTGCTTTTTACAGTAACATTTTGTAAAGAAATGTTCCATTCCAGTCTCAGTGCCCAGCAGCAAGGCCAAGCCTTTGTAGGAGACAGACAAATATTCCAA GTATGGACATCTTCATGGAAAACACATGCATTTCAAACAGTTACAAGTTTTGTCCAAATAACATTAGGCTATTTCATCATGTTAATTGTTATGAGTTTCAATGTTTACTTAGTTTTGGCAGTTCTGATAGGGAGTACATCTGGCTTTTTTGCATTGAATCCATTGCTTTTAAAAAAGCGAAGCATCATTCATCCACCTCAAAGACTTGCCCAGTATCAGGCAGAAGAATGTGGTTCTCTAATTGATGGTCAAGAACAGCTTGAAATAATAAGAGGTAGAGATAAAAAAGGCAATAATGACCCAAGTGAACAGCTGATTATTTCAGCTAACATTCATCACCATGCCAACTAG
- the LOC130685738 gene encoding AP-3 complex subunit mu-1-like, which produces MIHSLFVINHSGDVFMEKHWRSIIPRTVMDYFFEAQRQVVKDNKGHEDVPCVIATPHHYLISIYHNSLYFVAVCMSEVPPLFVIEFLHTVVDILEKYFSECNESNIKEHYVVVYELLDEVLDNGYPLATEPNILQELIKPPNIIGNLINTVTGKSNVSSVLPSGQLSNVPWRRADVKYTNNEAYFDIIEEVDAIIDKTGSTVFAEIAGKIECCVRLSGTPDLTLSFINPRLMDDVSFHPCVRFKRWENERILSFVPPDGSFCLMTYHVGCQSAVAIPIYIRHNFFLPKENSQSQTGKIEITVGPRQTMGRVVENLQLSIPMPKFVLNCTVSVNQGRATFDPVTKILLWDVGKIDPTKLPNMRGQIHIQSGAVILQSTPSVNVQFTLSQTAISGLKVHRLDMFGENYKPFKGVKYLTKAGNFQIRM; this is translated from the exons ATGATTCATTCTCTTTTTGTAATTAATCATTCCGGTGATGTTTTTATGGAAAAACATTGGCGAAGTATTATTCCGCGAACAGTTATGGATTACTTCTTTGAAGCTCAAAGACAA GTGGTCAAGGATAACAAAGGTCATGAAGATGTCCCCTGTGTAATAGCAACACCACATCATTACCTCATCAGCATTTATCACAATAGTTTATACTTTGTGGCTGTGTGCATGTCCGAAG TTCCACCTCTTTTTGTAATCGAATTTCTACACACTGTTGTTGACATCCTGGAAAAGTATTTTTCAGAATGTAATGAGTCGAACATTAAGGAGCATTATGTAGTTGTGTATGAG CTACTAGATGAAGTTCTTGACAATGGATATCCATTGGCAACAGAACCAAACATACTGCAAGAGCTGATTAAACCACCAAATATTATCGGAAATTTGATCAACACTGTTACTGGGAAATCAAA TGTTAGTTCAGTGCTACCATCTGGGCAACTGTCAAATGTTCCTTGGAGAAGAGCAGATGTCAAGTACACCAATAATGAGGCATACTTTGATATTATAGAAGAGGTTGATGCCATCATTGACAAAACAG GTTCAACTGTATTTGCTGAGATAGCAG GCAAGATCGAGTGCTGCGTTCGTCTAAG tgGAACTCCAGATTTAACTTTAAGCTTCATAAACCCTCGCCTTATGGACGACGTTAGCTTCCATCCCTGCGTGCGTTTTAAACGATGGGAAAACGAGCGGATTTTGTCGTTTGTTCCACCGGATggaagtttttgtttgatgaCGTATCATGTTGGCTGTCAAAGCGCAGTTGCGATTCCGATTTATATACGACacaacttttttttgccaaaggAAAATAGCCAGTCACAAACAGGAAAGATCGAAATCACTGTTGGGCCACGTCAAACAATGGGACGAGTG GTAGAAAATTTACAGTTGAGCATTCCTATGCCAAAATTCGTATTGAACTGTACGGTTTCCGTGAATCAAGGCCGTGCAACGTTTGATCCCGTTACCAAAATTTTACTTTGGGATGTAGGGAAAATTGACCCAACTAAGCTACCTAATATGAGAGGACAAATTCACATTCAGAGTGGCGCAGTCATATTGCAATCAACACCATCGGTTAAT GTACAATTTACTTTAAGCCAAACAGCCATTTCGGGCCTTAAAGTCCATCGCTTGGATATGTTTGGAGAAAACTACAAGCCTTTTAAGGGGGTAAAATACCTAACAAAAGCTGGTAATTTCCAGATTCGTATGTAA